From the genome of uncultured Bacteroides sp.:
AATTTCTCTTTTATTTTCTAATATGTTTTTAATTGCGGGAGAAATCTCTTTGAAAATAACAAAGAGATATCTGAATTTTCCTATCTCTCATTCACAGCCAAGAAGAAGGATGGTATTTAAAACTGTTGGTGAATCTGACTTATCAGTAGTGATAAGGTTAGCTCCAGAGGATGCGGAATATTGGGTATTCAAAGATATGTTGTCCTTGAAAGGAAAAACAGTAAAGATAAGTTATGATGGTGATGAAAGAGGATTGAATAAAATATATCAGTCAGATCAGATCGCTGGCCAAGATAGTTTATATAAAGAAAAAAACAGACCTCAGTTTCATTTCACAACACGGAGAGGATGGATTAATGATCCTAACGGTCTGATATATCATAATGGTGAATATCATTTATTCTATCAACATAATCCATTTGAAAGGGATTGGGAAAATATGCATTGGGGGCATGCTGTAAGTCGCGATTTAATACATTGGACAGAGTTGCCAGATGCATTGTATCCTGATAAGTTAGGTACTATGTTTTCCGGATCTACCGTAATTGACTATGATAATACGGCTGGCTTTAATAAAGACAAGACACCAGCGATGGTGGCAATTTATACAGCGGCAAGCTCCGAAAGGCAAGTGCAGTGTGTGGCGTATAGTCTTGATAATGGATGTACCTTTACTAAATATTCCGGAAATCCGGTTATTGATTCAAAGGAAATGTGGAATAGTGCAGATACGCGTGATCCTAAAGTTTTTTGGTATGCTCCAACAAAACATTGGGTAATGGTATTGAATGAACGTGATGGACATTCCATATATACTTCCGTCAATCTTAAGAATTGGAAATATAGAAGTCACGTCACAGGCTTTTGGGAATGTCCGGAATTATTTGAATTGCCAGTGGATGGTGATAAGAATAATACAATGTGGGTAATGTATGGTGCTTCCGGCACATATATGTTAGGCTCTTTTAATGGAGAGGAGTTTAAGCCGGTAGCCGGGAAATACTGTTATACTACTGGTCGTATATATGCGGCACAAACATTCACAAATATTCCATTAGGTGATGGAAGGCGTATTCAATTAGGGTGGGGGAGAGTTTCGCATACAATGATGCCTTTTAACGGAATGATGTTGTTGCCTACGGAACTTACTTTAAGGACTACCAAGGATGGGGTTCGTCTTGTCAGTATTCCTGTAAAAGAGACCGAATCTTTGTTCAAATCGGTTGGTCGATGGAATTCTATAACTTCTTCAGATGCAAATCTTAGAATGAAAGAATTTCAAGATTCGGATTGCCTTCGCATAAAGACTACTATAAAATTATCTCACGCCACTGATGCTGGTTTTAATTTGTTTGGTCAGAATATTATAAGTTATGACATGAACTCAAATACTTTAAATGACAGGTTTTATTCTCCACAGAATCCTGTCAGCATGGAACTCAATGCTGATATTTATATTGATAGAACTAGTATAGAAGTGTTTATTGACGGAGGATTATACTCATATTCAATGGAACGCCGTAGTGACATGAATAATAAGGATGGTTTCCATTTTTGGGGAAATAGGATCGAAGTGAAGAATCTGGAAATATTTATGGTAAAATCTATATGGTAGAATATAATAGGAAATATTAAATAAGATCTTATCGTGAAAAAATATTATTTTTCCTTGAAATGAGATATTTACTGATAAGACTTTATTATTGAATTTATTCAACAAAACTAATTTCAAAAATATCAAAGAACGAAGCGGTTCTTGTGAACCAAGTTTATTTAATTTTTAATTGTCCACTCTTTAGTGGACAGTAATGTAGTTCTTTTATAAAAAAGAATAAGCAGATATTATGCTCCATCCGGGTGTATACAATTGGTACACCCGGGTGGAAGGTGAGGGTAGACCCGGGTGTATGAGATAGGTACATCCGGGTGTGCAGAAGAATGTGTCTATTTGAATTAATTATTTAATGTTGATCTATCTGTAAAGGCCGGAATTATCTAAAATTTGACTAGGATTATCGATAAATAGAAATGAGAAAGCTAAAAATATCTCATCTTTGTGAATAATTAGTAGTATAAACGAGAATCTAGTAACAATAAACTAATAAATATGAAAATCATGAAGACGTTTTTTAGTCAAAGATTAACGTGCAATTCATTTCAAGGTCTGGCATTACTTGGAATATGTTTGTTATTTCCGCTAACCATTCAGGCAGCTAAAGGGGGGAAGAAAATCAGTTCTGATTTGTTTGGACTCTTTTTTGAAGATATTAATTATTCTGCTGATGGTGGACTTTACGCAGAGTTAGTACAAAACCGTTCGTTTGAGTATAATCCTACAGAACGCAAAGAGTGGAATCCTTTCTCTTTTTGGGAATATATCACTCCCGGATTTTCTTATGGTAAAATAAGCGTTGAAACTTCATCGCCTATTCACCCTAATAATCCTCATTACATGGTGCTTAATATTGAACATGTGGGGCACGAAGCCAATACTCCTGGCTTGTCTGGAGTGGGTATTAAAAACTCTGGCTTTAGTGGTATTGTGGTAAAAGCAGGCGATAAATACAACTTCTCAATGTTTGCACGTCAGCTGAGTAAAGAGCCAATAGAACTGAATATTAGCTTGCAGACTCCGAAAGGAAAAGTACTGGCTGAAACTAAAATATCCACATCAACTGATAGTTGGAATAAATATACGGCAAGTCTGATTCCTACAGAAAGTAATGATACAGTTAGTTTAGTTGTTCTAGCTACATCTAAGGGTAAACTGGCTCTGGATGTAATTTCTTTGTTTCCTGAAAAAACATTCAAGAATCGTCCCAATGGTTTGAGGGCAGACTTGGCACAACTGCTGGCCGATATGAAACCTCGTTTTATTCGTTTTCCCGGAGGTTGCCTTTCTCATGGCGACGGTCTGGAAAATATGTACCGTTGGAAAAATACGATTGGCCCGATAGAACAGCGTAAAGAGCAACGTAATATCTGGGGATATCATCAAACAACAGGATTGGGCTATTTTGAGTATTTCCAGTTCTGTGAGGATATAGGTGCAAAACCGTTGCCAGTTTTACCGGCTGCAGTCAGCTGCCAAAACTCTGGTGGTACATGGCGTGTAGGTGGAACCGGACAAAAAGCTATTCCGATGGATGAAATGCAGGATTATATTCAAGAAGTATTAGACTTGATAGAATGGGCTAACGGTCCCGCAACTTCTACTTGGGGAGCTAAACGTGCTGCTGCAGGGCATCCGGCTCCATTTAATTTGCAATATATTGGCATTGGCAATGAAGATAAAATTACTCCGGAATTTGAGGAACGCTTTAAAATGATTTTTAATGCTATTAAGGTTAAACATCCGGAAATAGAAGTCGTAGGAACTGTTGGTCCTTCTCCCGACGGTGAAGATTTTACAAAAGGATGGAAACTGGCCGATGATTTGAAAGTTCCGATAGTTGATGAACATTATTATACTGATCCAAGTTGGTTCATTTCTCATCAAAACCGTTATGATTCGTACAAGCGTAATGCTACGGAAGTTTATCTTGGGGAATACGCTTCCTGGGGAAATAAAATGCGCAATGCTATATCCGAAGCAGCTTATATGACGGCTCTTGAGCGCAACGGCGATGTAGTGAGAATGGCTTCGTATGCTCCTTTATTGGCAAAGAAGGACTTCACTCAGTGGAAGACCGATATGATATTCTTTGATAATACAAGAATCAATCCAACGCCTAATTACTATGTACAAAAAATGTTTTCTGCCAATCAGGGAGATTATTATTTCGATAATGTTATTCTGAAAGATGAAAAAGATGCAAACTTAGCAGCTTCTTGTGTTCAGGATAGCAAAACCGGAGATATTATTCTGAAAATGGTAAATTTTGGAAGTGAAAGTAAACCGATGAAAATTAATCTCAAAGGATTCGGCAACGTTCTTTCAAAAGCAGAACAGGATGTTCTTACAGGCGATACTGAGGCTGAAAATACACTCGAAAATCCTCAGGTAGTAGTTCCTGTTAAGTCCGTTGTCAAAATAAAGAAGACATTTGATTATTCTGCTCCGGCAATGTCATTAACAGTAATCAGAATAAAAACAAAGAAATAGCATTTCGTTTCTTTAAACTTAATACTCTATGGTAGAGAATTTTTCTAATCTGGTGAACAATTGATGCATGCACATTGAGTTTGAGTAATATGGTATAAATGATATAGATTTCTTCAGGGAATATAAAAAGGGCATCCGAAAGGATGCCCTTTTTAGAATATAATTATTTTAAAGTGCGGTAAACTGTCTGGTAGAAGCTATTGGTAATGCAGAGCGCATACCACCTAATATATGGTGATATCTTCTTCCAATATATTCAGTTATAGTAGCAGTATAAGCAACATACTTTTTATTTGAATTCCAAAGCATAAGATCATCACCCATTGATCCATCGGCATTTACAACTTTAATCTTATAAATTATAGGGCAATATCCGGATGAATTAAAGAGAGATTTAACAATCTTCACAGGTTGCCAGCCAGTAGTTTCTCCAAATGAAACAGGCTTTCCAATGTTTACTAAAGTACCGGTTCGAGGATCAGTATATTGGTACTGCAATTTCAGAGTACTGGTTGCTCCGGTTGTTTCATAAAGAAAATTGTAGAACTTTACATAACAAGTGGAGTCTGTATTCTCTGTCAGATTAGCCTGATATGGATAGCCATTATCAAAAATAATAGGATCTTTATTGAAATCGTATACAAACATGTTTTGTTTCCCTGCATTTAGTGTAACATCCTTGTCGTATACTAAAGTTAATGCAGCACTCATATACAATTTAATATTGATTTTACCAGGTTTAACTGTATAAAAACGACCTACAGAACCATTAGGAATCGCATTATAAGTTGTCAAAGGCGCAGTTTTGTTAGCAATAGTATCGCCATTAACTACAATCTTATAAATATTGTTGGTAGTGGTGGCAGTAACAGGTACAAAGTAGTGCAGCTGGAATTCTGCCATATCTGAAATAGATTCTGTATTGTATTCTACTTCATTCTTATCGCATGATGCCGTAAGTACCAACATCATAACCAGACTAATGTATTTTAGAATTTTCATATCTTTTTATTTTTATATTTTACTTTTCTATAAAACAGATACATTATTTAGAAGGAAGATCTCCCGGATAAGCAAACCAAGGAATAGAACATTGATAGTTCTCGGCAGTTCCTGAAATAGGCACTAAAGATTCTAGTGATGGTTTATTCCACATATATTCAGAGTTATACCGAGGACGAATACGATAACACGGTGCACCTTGATTTAATGTGTTGTAAGTCGTTTTTCGACCTTGAACCTGAGCTGGAGCCAGATATAATCCTTTATAGACTTTTGTAGCATCCGTATCCCATTTTTGATTAACCATAGAGAGATCCCATCCATTGCCGGATGCAGGGTATTCTCCTGTATATTTAATATCATAATGATATTTACGCATATCTACCCAGGCTTCCAATGCTCCCCATGGATATAATGCTACCCATTTTTGCATCATGATGTGTGAAAGAGAGAAGTCGGATAATGAAAGTCCATCTACATAAGGACCTGCTGTGTATTGTGAAGCTAAAGATGTGAATAAATTTTTAGTAATTTTATCTCCACCAACTGCCTGACCTTTTGTTCCAGGATAAATATACTTGGCAGTGAAATTCATATCAGCTTTAACACCCTCTTTAAATGCAGCAAATGCTTCGTCTTTTTTGTTTAGTTTCCAATAAGCTTCTGCTAAACAGAATTTTAATTCAGCGCAAGTCATTAGTATATATGGTGCATCATCCCGATATATCCAGCGGCCTTTACCATCTTGAACAGTACCAGTAAATTCAGAAGTAGCATTTCTACCATAGTATGATGGAGCTGAACCTATCGGGCCACTAAAACTTGTGAAAGTACCACCATAATATTTATGAGCTTTGATACTGTCAGCATTATCCATGCTATTGTAAAGAGGATCATCAACCGTGGCAAGTTTAATTGCTACACGTGGGTCGTAATGACCTGCTACTTTTACTAAAGTATCACAAATAATCTGTTTATCAGCTAATTCGTATGGATAGTATTTGTTTCCATCAACACTGTATTTTTCTCCAGTAGTTTCATCGTATTTAGGCATTGAACCTGTAAATACTTGTACTGCATATTCGTGTTGGAAAAAATTTCTTGATAAATTGAGGCGATTTGTTCCCCAGAAATTATTATACGCTGAATAAGCAGCACTTGCTGAGCCACCGGCAACGGCTACTGCTGCGTCATCATCTGCAGATTGGAACGATTTATTGGCACAATCGATTAGTTCTTGAGCGTAATCAGTAGTGAAATTACTCTTGTTTGATAGAGAAGCCAGATTACGAACTATAACACCATAGGCAAACTTAATCCATTTTGCTTTGTCACCATTGTATATATAATCATTTGCGCTGATTTTTGTTCCGTAACTATGATTATCGGTCTTTTCAAGATATTCGATTGCCTTGTAAGCCCATTCTCTGATTTGAGGGTAAATATCTTTTTGATAATCATAATTATGAGATAAAAGTCCATTAACAAAAGCTTCTTTCATAGGAAGATCGCAATGTTCTTTTGTTAGTTGATCCCAGGAATATGCTTTAAGGGCATAACCAATACCAGCTAACGTCCAGTCTTCTGCTTTAATAGATTGATTGATCATATTTTCAAGGTTCATGCCTTGAAGCCAATATGTAACACGCCAGATTTCTCCTCCGTAATCAGTTCCTGAATTGTAGTAATGATTGGCAAACGAAGTATAATAACTAGATGTAGTGCCCATCATCTGCGTAAGAGGACCCGTTGCACGTATATCCCAATACATTCCTTGATATTGTTCAATAATTCCTGCTAAGTAAAGATAGCCTTCCACATAATCAGGCGCATCTACATTTTTG
Proteins encoded in this window:
- a CDS encoding glycoside hydrolase family 32 protein, with the translated sequence MKVLDKTVITIISLLFSNMFLIAGEISLKITKRYLNFPISHSQPRRRMVFKTVGESDLSVVIRLAPEDAEYWVFKDMLSLKGKTVKISYDGDERGLNKIYQSDQIAGQDSLYKEKNRPQFHFTTRRGWINDPNGLIYHNGEYHLFYQHNPFERDWENMHWGHAVSRDLIHWTELPDALYPDKLGTMFSGSTVIDYDNTAGFNKDKTPAMVAIYTAASSERQVQCVAYSLDNGCTFTKYSGNPVIDSKEMWNSADTRDPKVFWYAPTKHWVMVLNERDGHSIYTSVNLKNWKYRSHVTGFWECPELFELPVDGDKNNTMWVMYGASGTYMLGSFNGEEFKPVAGKYCYTTGRIYAAQTFTNIPLGDGRRIQLGWGRVSHTMMPFNGMMLLPTELTLRTTKDGVRLVSIPVKETESLFKSVGRWNSITSSDANLRMKEFQDSDCLRIKTTIKLSHATDAGFNLFGQNIISYDMNSNTLNDRFYSPQNPVSMELNADIYIDRTSIEVFIDGGLYSYSMERRSDMNNKDGFHFWGNRIEVKNLEIFMVKSIW
- a CDS encoding alpha-L-arabinofuranosidase C-terminal domain-containing protein — encoded protein: MKTFFSQRLTCNSFQGLALLGICLLFPLTIQAAKGGKKISSDLFGLFFEDINYSADGGLYAELVQNRSFEYNPTERKEWNPFSFWEYITPGFSYGKISVETSSPIHPNNPHYMVLNIEHVGHEANTPGLSGVGIKNSGFSGIVVKAGDKYNFSMFARQLSKEPIELNISLQTPKGKVLAETKISTSTDSWNKYTASLIPTESNDTVSLVVLATSKGKLALDVISLFPEKTFKNRPNGLRADLAQLLADMKPRFIRFPGGCLSHGDGLENMYRWKNTIGPIEQRKEQRNIWGYHQTTGLGYFEYFQFCEDIGAKPLPVLPAAVSCQNSGGTWRVGGTGQKAIPMDEMQDYIQEVLDLIEWANGPATSTWGAKRAAAGHPAPFNLQYIGIGNEDKITPEFEERFKMIFNAIKVKHPEIEVVGTVGPSPDGEDFTKGWKLADDLKVPIVDEHYYTDPSWFISHQNRYDSYKRNATEVYLGEYASWGNKMRNAISEAAYMTALERNGDVVRMASYAPLLAKKDFTQWKTDMIFFDNTRINPTPNYYVQKMFSANQGDYYFDNVILKDEKDANLAASCVQDSKTGDIILKMVNFGSESKPMKINLKGFGNVLSKAEQDVLTGDTEAENTLENPQVVVPVKSVVKIKKTFDYSAPAMSLTVIRIKTKK
- a CDS encoding SusD/RagB family nutrient-binding outer membrane lipoprotein encodes the protein MKKKISTIILLASMLFTNVSCDDYLDVNKNVDAPDYVEGYLYLAGIIEQYQGMYWDIRATGPLTQMMGTTSSYYTSFANHYYNSGTDYGGEIWRVTYWLQGMNLENMINQSIKAEDWTLAGIGYALKAYSWDQLTKEHCDLPMKEAFVNGLLSHNYDYQKDIYPQIREWAYKAIEYLEKTDNHSYGTKISANDYIYNGDKAKWIKFAYGVIVRNLASLSNKSNFTTDYAQELIDCANKSFQSADDDAAVAVAGGSASAAYSAYNNFWGTNRLNLSRNFFQHEYAVQVFTGSMPKYDETTGEKYSVDGNKYYPYELADKQIICDTLVKVAGHYDPRVAIKLATVDDPLYNSMDNADSIKAHKYYGGTFTSFSGPIGSAPSYYGRNATSEFTGTVQDGKGRWIYRDDAPYILMTCAELKFCLAEAYWKLNKKDEAFAAFKEGVKADMNFTAKYIYPGTKGQAVGGDKITKNLFTSLASQYTAGPYVDGLSLSDFSLSHIMMQKWVALYPWGALEAWVDMRKYHYDIKYTGEYPASGNGWDLSMVNQKWDTDATKVYKGLYLAPAQVQGRKTTYNTLNQGAPCYRIRPRYNSEYMWNKPSLESLVPISGTAENYQCSIPWFAYPGDLPSK